The DNA window CCGGAGCTGGGCGCGCACGTTCTCGCGCAGCGTCCAGTCGATGGTGACGTTGCTGCGCACGGTCTCGACCAGCTCCCGGGCGATGCCGCGCAAGGTCTCGTCGCCGAGCACCTTCACGGCGCTGTCGTTGGTCTCCAGGGCATCGTAGAAGGCGAGCTCGTTATCGGTGAGTCCGAGCTGCTCGCCGCGCGCGTTCGCTTCGCGCATGTCTTTCGCCAGCGCGATCAGCTCCTCGATCACCTGGGCGGCCTCGATGGCCCGGTTCTGGTAGCGGCGGATGGTCTGCTCCAGCATCTCGGCGAACGAGCGCGCCTGCACGACGTTCT is part of the Chthonomonadales bacterium genome and encodes:
- a CDS encoding DUF3387 domain-containing protein; the encoded protein is AGLEKPDISILSDEFLAEVRGMPQRNLAVELLQKLLKGELATRRRKNVVQARSFAEMLEQTIRRYQNRAIEAAQVIEELIALAKDMREANARGEQLGLTDNELAFYDALETNDSAVKVLGDETLRGIARELVETVRSNVTIDWTLRENVRAQLRVLVKRILRKHGYPLGKQEQATQTVLEQAALLTAEWATA